A genome region from Defluviimonas aquaemixtae includes the following:
- a CDS encoding MarR family winged helix-turn-helix transcriptional regulator, producing MNESHLPEFNLDRFTPYRVAVAAQKLSEELAKHYRQEFGISIPEWRVLAHLAHSGDVSVRDIEVRVAMEKSKVSRAASRLESAGHIAKSVNDSDRRLLQLSLTPKGRALMAKLLPLALSFQEEIEARLAETFDGFEAGIDRLLWEQE from the coding sequence ATGAACGAATCTCACCTGCCGGAATTTAACCTCGACCGCTTCACGCCCTATCGGGTGGCCGTCGCCGCCCAGAAACTGAGCGAGGAGCTTGCGAAGCACTACAGGCAGGAATTTGGCATCTCGATTCCCGAATGGCGCGTCCTCGCCCATCTCGCCCATTCGGGCGACGTATCCGTCCGCGATATCGAGGTGCGGGTGGCGATGGAGAAATCCAAGGTCAGCCGCGCCGCCTCGCGCCTTGAGTCGGCGGGCCATATCGCCAAGAGCGTAAATGACAGCGACCGAAGGTTGCTGCAACTTTCCCTGACGCCAAAGGGCCGCGCGCTTATGGCAAAGCTGCTGCCGCTTGCCCTCTCGTTTCAGGAAGAAATCGAAGCGCGGCTGGCCGAGACATTCGACGGATTCGAAGCCGGCATAGACCGGCTCTTGTGGGAACAGGAGTGA
- the hmgA gene encoding homogentisate 1,2-dioxygenase, which yields MTRHELPKDLVRATDTTGTCEGYMPGFGNDFETEALPGALPRGQNSPQKCNYGLYGEQLSGTAFTAPSHQNERTWCYRIRPSVKHSGRYETIALPYWKTAPHVVGDVISLGQYRWDPVPHAGEELTWLTGMRTMTTAGDVNTQVGMASHIYLVSASMVDGYFYSADSELLVVPQDGKLRFVTELGVIDLEPSEIAILPRGLVYRVEVLEGPCRGFVCENYGQKFELPGRGPIGANCMANRRDFKTPVAAFEDREVPSTLTIKWCGQFHETKIGHSPLDVVAWHGNYAPVKYDLRTYCPIGAVLFDHPDPSIYTVLTAPSGVAGTANIDFVLFRERWSVAEHTFRPPWYHKNVMSELMGNIYGQYDAKPQGFVPGGMSLHNMMLPHGPDREAFEKATFADLKPDKLDNTMSFMFETRFPQHLTEFAAEEAPLQDDYIDCWDSLKKRFDGTPEGNWDK from the coding sequence ATGACCCGTCACGAACTGCCGAAAGACTTGGTGCGCGCCACCGATACGACCGGCACATGCGAAGGCTACATGCCGGGCTTCGGGAACGACTTCGAGACGGAAGCCCTGCCCGGCGCTCTGCCGCGAGGCCAGAATTCGCCGCAGAAATGTAACTACGGTCTTTACGGCGAGCAATTGTCAGGCACCGCCTTCACCGCGCCGAGCCATCAGAACGAGCGGACCTGGTGCTATCGCATCAGGCCCTCTGTCAAGCATTCGGGCCGCTACGAGACTATTGCCCTGCCCTACTGGAAAACCGCGCCGCATGTCGTGGGCGACGTCATCAGCCTCGGACAGTACCGGTGGGACCCGGTGCCCCATGCCGGCGAGGAGCTCACCTGGCTGACCGGAATGCGCACGATGACGACAGCGGGGGACGTGAATACGCAAGTTGGCATGGCAAGCCACATCTACCTTGTCTCCGCTTCGATGGTGGACGGCTACTTCTACTCGGCCGACAGCGAGCTTTTGGTCGTGCCGCAGGACGGCAAGCTGCGCTTCGTCACCGAGCTGGGCGTCATCGACCTCGAACCCAGCGAAATCGCCATCCTGCCGCGCGGACTGGTCTACCGCGTGGAAGTGCTGGAGGGGCCGTGCCGCGGTTTCGTCTGCGAAAACTACGGCCAGAAATTCGAGCTTCCGGGCCGCGGCCCAATCGGCGCGAATTGCATGGCCAACCGGCGGGACTTCAAGACGCCCGTCGCCGCATTCGAGGACCGCGAGGTCCCGTCGACGCTTACCATCAAGTGGTGCGGCCAGTTCCACGAGACGAAAATCGGCCACTCGCCACTCGACGTGGTGGCCTGGCACGGCAACTACGCGCCTGTGAAATATGATTTGCGCACCTATTGCCCGATCGGCGCGGTCCTCTTCGATCATCCGGACCCGTCGATCTATACCGTATTGACGGCGCCATCGGGAGTCGCGGGGACGGCGAACATTGACTTCGTCCTCTTCCGGGAGCGCTGGTCAGTGGCCGAGCACACCTTCCGCCCGCCCTGGTATCATAAGAACGTCATGTCTGAGCTCATGGGCAACATCTACGGTCAGTACGACGCGAAGCCGCAGGGCTTTGTTCCGGGGGGGATGAGCCTTCACAACATGATGCTGCCGCACGGGCCGGACCGTGAGGCGTTCGAGAAGGCGACCTTCGCCGATCTGAAGCCCGACAAGCTCGACAACACGATGTCGTTCATGTTTGAGACCCGCTTCCCGCAGCACCTGACGGAATTCGCCGCCGAAGAGGCGCCCCTGCAAGACGACTATATCGACTGCTGGGACAGTCTGAAAAAACGCTTTGACGGTACGCCTGAAGGCAACTGGGACAAGTAG
- the fahA gene encoding fumarylacetoacetase: MSMKKSWVESANSAATDFPLNNLPHGVFSVGDGDLRCGVAIGDRIVDATGLEAAGILRADPEADVLDTPFWNDFMELGPSAWYAYRQVLTMMLSEGMDEDVQDRVTACSVPMSEATLHLPFRVAEYTDFYAGRHHATNVGTMFRGPENALPPNWLSIPIGYNGRASSVMVSGTRVCRPWGQLKGPNDDLPRFAPSARFDFELELGAIVGQPSEGMVSVAMADAMIFGYVLLNDWSARDIQAWEYQPLGPFQAKATATTISPWIVTKAALEPFRISTPERERLLLPYLRETGPMLYDIDLEVALAPHGGAQTVIARTNYREMYYSAAQQLAHHTSSGCPMRVGDLLGSGTISGQSKDSRGSLLELSWGGKEPLNLNGGETRSFLEDGDTLTLRGAAHGKDYRVGFGACTGQIQPATELPGWAKE, encoded by the coding sequence ATGAGCATGAAGAAAAGCTGGGTCGAAAGCGCCAATAGTGCTGCGACCGACTTTCCTCTCAACAACCTGCCCCATGGTGTCTTCTCCGTCGGTGACGGCGACCTGCGCTGCGGCGTCGCCATCGGCGACCGGATCGTCGACGCGACCGGGCTGGAAGCCGCCGGAATCCTGCGCGCCGATCCGGAGGCCGACGTGCTCGACACGCCATTCTGGAACGACTTCATGGAGCTGGGACCGAGCGCCTGGTACGCCTACCGTCAGGTCCTGACGATGATGCTGTCCGAGGGGATGGACGAGGATGTTCAGGACCGTGTGACGGCCTGTTCCGTCCCCATGTCCGAGGCGACTTTGCACTTGCCCTTCCGCGTCGCCGAGTACACCGATTTCTATGCCGGCCGGCACCACGCCACCAACGTGGGCACCATGTTCCGCGGCCCTGAGAACGCGCTGCCGCCGAACTGGCTGTCGATCCCCATCGGCTACAACGGGCGGGCCTCATCCGTCATGGTCTCGGGCACGCGCGTATGTCGGCCGTGGGGGCAGCTCAAGGGGCCGAACGACGACCTGCCGCGCTTCGCGCCGTCGGCGCGGTTCGACTTCGAGCTCGAGCTGGGCGCGATCGTCGGGCAGCCGTCGGAGGGCATGGTTTCGGTCGCGATGGCCGACGCGATGATCTTCGGCTACGTCCTGCTTAACGACTGGTCGGCGCGCGACATCCAAGCCTGGGAATACCAACCGCTCGGCCCCTTCCAGGCCAAGGCAACGGCTACAACAATTTCACCTTGGATAGTGACCAAGGCGGCGCTGGAGCCCTTCCGCATATCGACGCCGGAGCGGGAGCGACTGCTGCTTCCCTATCTTCGCGAAACCGGACCAATGCTGTACGACATCGACCTTGAGGTTGCGCTCGCCCCGCATGGTGGGGCGCAAACCGTCATCGCCCGGACCAACTACCGCGAGATGTACTACTCCGCCGCGCAGCAACTGGCCCACCACACAAGTTCGGGCTGCCCGATGCGGGTTGGCGACCTTCTCGGCTCGGGCACCATTTCCGGACAGAGCAAGGACAGCCGCGGTTCGCTCCTGGAGCTGAGCTGGGGCGGCAAGGAACCACTCAACCTCAATGGTGGAGAGACGCGCAGCTTTCTGGAGGATGGCGACACGCTGACCTTGCGCGGGGCGGCGCACGGCAAGGACTACAGGGTCGGATTCGGGGCATGCACGGGGCAGATCCAGCCCGCAACGGAATTGCCGGGCTGGGCCAAGGAATAG
- a CDS encoding phospholipase D-like domain-containing protein, which translates to MYLFNQYVLIVAGVLAAALAVVFVLQQRRTPQSAAAWILFIIVMPYVGIPIFLMLGFRKQGSRFPAIQFSEPAAPPAEDYSTAETLARLGAPAATAGNGFVLHDTAERALAELDAVIAGATVSLDLQFYILDNDSSGRRLVRLLAEKAREGVAVRLILDRLGTLTRPRRALAEFTEAGGQLRFFSPFVHPPDNGHMNLRNHRKLVIADNSVVWGGGRNIGDVYLAPPEGRWLDLSFTVTGPVVQHFLDVFASDWDVRGHAQQSRRARWSIADQDAVLQLVPSGPDEPGDVLHDGLTNAIHNARRRVWIATPYLVPTEAHSAALAVAARRGVEVRLLIPDRSNKWSADHARGPYLRELGQAGCRVFRYSGGMLHAKAGLIDDTAWVGSANFDVRSMLLNFELALFVYDAGSVGALERWAQGLAERSTEGLTEAGLPRRVLEGLFRLGAPVL; encoded by the coding sequence GTGTACTTGTTCAACCAATATGTGCTGATTGTCGCCGGCGTGCTCGCGGCAGCGCTGGCGGTCGTGTTCGTCCTCCAGCAGCGCAGGACGCCGCAATCCGCCGCCGCGTGGATCCTGTTCATCATCGTCATGCCCTATGTCGGCATCCCGATTTTCCTCATGCTCGGATTTCGCAAGCAAGGGTCGCGCTTCCCCGCGATCCAGTTCAGCGAACCCGCTGCGCCGCCTGCAGAAGACTACTCAACTGCGGAAACCCTCGCCCGGCTCGGCGCTCCGGCGGCGACTGCCGGGAACGGATTTGTCCTGCACGACACCGCCGAGCGGGCCTTGGCGGAACTCGACGCCGTCATCGCCGGCGCGACGGTTAGCCTAGACTTGCAGTTTTACATCCTTGACAATGATAGTTCGGGCCGCCGCTTAGTCCGTCTGCTGGCAGAGAAGGCGCGCGAGGGCGTGGCGGTGCGGCTGATCCTCGACAGGCTCGGCACGCTGACGCGTCCGCGCCGCGCGCTCGCCGAATTCACCGAGGCGGGTGGACAGTTGCGCTTCTTCTCTCCATTCGTCCATCCGCCGGATAACGGTCACATGAACTTGCGCAACCACCGCAAGCTTGTCATCGCGGACAATTCCGTGGTCTGGGGTGGCGGACGCAATATCGGCGACGTCTATCTCGCGCCACCCGAGGGGCGATGGCTCGACCTGAGCTTCACCGTGACCGGTCCGGTCGTGCAGCACTTCCTCGATGTCTTCGCTTCCGACTGGGACGTGAGGGGACATGCTCAGCAGTCAAGACGGGCTCGCTGGTCAATAGCGGATCAGGACGCGGTATTGCAGCTTGTCCCCTCGGGGCCGGATGAGCCGGGCGACGTCCTGCACGACGGGCTCACAAATGCGATCCACAATGCGCGGCGCCGGGTCTGGATCGCCACACCCTATCTGGTGCCGACCGAAGCGCACAGCGCAGCGCTGGCCGTCGCCGCCCGGCGGGGAGTGGAGGTCCGTCTCTTGATCCCGGACCGCTCGAATAAGTGGAGCGCCGACCATGCCCGCGGCCCCTATTTGCGCGAGCTGGGGCAAGCGGGATGCCGCGTATTCCGCTATTCGGGCGGAATGCTTCATGCCAAGGCCGGGCTGATCGACGATACCGCGTGGGTCGGTTCTGCCAATTTCGATGTCCGCTCGATGCTTCTGAACTTCGAACTCGCGCTGTTTGTCTATGATGCGGGTTCAGTCGGCGCCCTGGAGCGTTGGGCGCAGGGCCTTGCGGAGCGCTCAACCGAGGGCCTGACTGAGGCTGGTCTGCCGCGCCGCGTACTCGAGGGTTTGTTCCGCCTAGGGGCGCCCGTGCTGTGA